The DNA segment TAAACGGTTATATATGAAAAACGCTGCTAAATTCGTATTCCTAGAAAATGCACTCTCACTTAACAGGCGGCTCATTATTCAGCAGGGGGTTTTTCTCTGTCCCGGGAATGTTTCTATCCCTTTTGAAAAAAATTTAAAGGCTTTACCTGAATGGCACAAAAAAGAGAATATCATTAAATTCGTGATTAAAATGAAAGATCCGGCAGAATATAAAAAGGCGCTTGAAAAACTATATCGCATGAATATTAGCCACGAGAGCTTGTTCCCGGGGCTGGATGGAGTTGCTAAATCACTCAAAAGTAAGCTGCCAATTTATGAAAAGATTTCTGAAAAGGGGTGGATTTGATTGCTATCAGGCATTATCAATAGTACCAGTTAAAGGGGATTCAGGCTTATGACAGATTTTCAATTACTTCTAATCACGGCAATAGCCGCCGTTATCTTCCTCGGTTTCCAGCTGTTGAAGCTGAGAAAGAGTGCGACTCAACGTGACACTGAATTACGCGAATTAAAAAACAAGTACGATAAGGAAAGCAAACAGTGGGCTGCACGCGCCACGGCTTTGGAGTCTGACAATAAACGTCTGTCCAAGTGGGCTGTAGTTGCCGATGCTGACGCAAGAGCGCAGGAACTGATCAAAACAGCACAGGCGGTCATGGATAAAGCAACCACAGATGCAGCTACTCTGACCGCCGGTGCTCAACAAGAAGCATCCACGTTGCTGGCAAATGCCAATAATGAGGTCAACACGATAACATCAGAAGCGAAACAACAGTCGAAGGAACTTAAAGAGGAAGCCAAGGCTACCCTTAATTCTGCGACCGTCCAGGCCGGGACCATTGTAGACGCGGCCAATAAGAGGGCAGAGGAAATCGCCGGAAGTGCTTATGAGGCCATGAAAAATGCGTCTCTTTACGAGCAGACAGTCAAGGCGATGAAAAATCTTATAGAAGGGTATGGCGACCAATACATCGTACCAGGACATAGCTTGCTTGATGATTTGGCCGAGGAGTTCGGGTACGCACAGGCAGGAGAAGAACTTAAGAAAGCAAGGGAACGTTCAAAGCTAATGATCCGCAACGGCACTGCGGCTACCTGTGACTACGTCGAGCAAAATAGGCGAGAAACCGCCATCAACTTCGTAACAGACGCATTCAATGGGAAAGTGGACTCCATTCTGTCGCGGGTCAAGAATGATAATGCTGGAAAATTGGATCAGGAATTCCGCGACGCCTTCACGCTGGTAAACTTCAATGGGAAGGCTTTCAGGG comes from the Nitrospirota bacterium genome and includes:
- a CDS encoding DUF4041 domain-containing protein, translating into MTDFQLLLITAIAAVIFLGFQLLKLRKSATQRDTELRELKNKYDKESKQWAARATALESDNKRLSKWAVVADADARAQELIKTAQAVMDKATTDAATLTAGAQQEASTLLANANNEVNTITSEAKQQSKELKEEAKATLNSATVQAGTIVDAANKRAEEIAGSAYEAMKNASLYEQTVKAMKNLIEGYGDQYIVPGHSLLDDLAEEFGYAQAGEELKKARERSKLMIRNGTAATCDYVEQNRRETAINFVTDAFNGKVDSILSRVKNDNAGKLDQEFRDAFTLVNFNGKAFRDARVTEEYMNSRLEELKWAAIAQQLKLEDREEQRRIKEQIREEEKARREYERAMREAAKDEEMLHKAMEKAQKQFDQAGAEQKAKYELQLQELTEKLKQAEERNQRALSMAQQTKRGHVYIISNIGSFGEHVYKIGLTRRLEPQDRIRELGDSSVPFEFDVHALIFSENAPALELQLHRHFLLKQMNKVNYRKEFFEVDLQHIREEVEKLGLAGTVKWTMTAAAQEYHETLAIEKAISEDPKKREAWIMRQLELDPVKNGMVEPLEALAEE